One window of Fusobacterium polymorphum genomic DNA carries:
- the mglC gene encoding galactose/methyl galactoside ABC transporter permease MglC — MIARTNEGKIDYKKIIIESGLYLVLFCMLIAIIIKEPTFLSIRNFKNILTQSSVRTIIALGVAGLIVTQGTDLSAGRQVGLSAVISGTLLQSMTNVNKAFPTLGEFSIFTTILIVVVVGIVIASINGIVVATLNVHPFIATMGTMTIVYGINSLYYDKAGAAPISGFVEKYSKFAQGYIQIGSYTIPYLIIYAAIATLIMWVLWNKTKFGKNVFAVGGNPEAAKVSGVNVVLTLIGIYALSGAYYAFGGFLEAGRIGSATNNLGFMYEMDAIAACVIGGVSFYGGVGRISGVITGVIILTIINYGLTYTGVSPYWQYIIKGIIIVTAVAFDSIKYAKKK, encoded by the coding sequence ATGATTGCAAGAACAAATGAAGGAAAAATAGATTATAAAAAAATTATTATAGAAAGTGGATTGTATCTTGTATTATTTTGTATGCTTATTGCAATAATAATAAAAGAACCTACTTTTTTAAGTATAAGAAACTTTAAAAATATTCTTACACAATCATCTGTAAGAACAATTATTGCACTTGGTGTTGCTGGACTTATAGTAACACAAGGTACTGACTTATCAGCAGGTAGACAAGTTGGACTTTCCGCTGTTATATCTGGAACACTTTTACAATCAATGACAAATGTAAATAAAGCATTCCCAACATTAGGAGAATTTTCAATATTTACAACTATATTGATTGTTGTAGTTGTTGGTATAGTTATAGCAAGTATAAATGGTATAGTTGTAGCAACTCTAAATGTTCACCCATTCATAGCTACTATGGGAACAATGACTATTGTGTATGGGATAAATTCTCTTTACTATGATAAAGCAGGGGCTGCTCCAATTTCTGGATTTGTAGAAAAATATAGTAAATTCGCACAAGGCTATATACAAATAGGTTCATATACAATACCATACTTAATTATATATGCTGCTATTGCAACTTTAATTATGTGGGTTTTATGGAACAAAACAAAATTTGGTAAAAATGTATTTGCTGTTGGTGGAAACCCAGAAGCTGCAAAAGTATCAGGAGTAAATGTTGTTTTAACTCTTATAGGAATTTACGCTCTATCTGGAGCTTACTATGCTTTTGGTGGTTTCTTAGAAGCTGGACGTATTGGATCTGCAACTAATAACCTAGGATTTATGTATGAAATGGATGCTATTGCTGCCTGTGTAATTGGTGGAGTTTCATTCTATGGTGGTGTTGGTAGAATTTCAGGAGTTATCACAGGAGTTATAATCTTAACAATTATAAACTATGGACTTACTTATACAGGTGTTAGCCCATACTGGCAATATATTATAAAAGGTATAATAATTGTTACTGCTGTTGCATTTGACTCTATTAAATATGCTAAGAAAAAATAA
- the mglA gene encoding galactose/methyl galactoside ABC transporter ATP-binding protein MglA — MENLKYVLEMENISKEFPGVKALDNVQLKLKPGTVHALMGENGAGKSTLMKCLFGIYEKNSGKILLDGVEVNFKSTKEALENGVSMVHQELNQVLQRNVLDNIWLGRYPMKGFFVDEKKMYNDTINIFKDLDIKVDPRKKVAELPIAERQMIEIAKAVSYKSKVIVMDEPTSSLTEKEVDHLFKIIKKLKESGVGIIYISHKMEEIKMISDEITILRDGKWISTNDVSKISTEQIISMMVGRDLTERFPKKDNTAKEMMLEVKNLTALNQPSIQDVSFELYKGEILGIAGLVGSKRTEIVETIFGMRPKEHGEIILNGKTVKNRNPEEAIKNGFALVTEERRSTGIFSMLDIAFNSVISNLDRYKNKFKLLKNKDIEKDTKWIVDSMRVKTPSYSTKIGSLSGGNQQKVIIGRWLLTEPEVLMLDEPTRGIDVLAKYEIYQLMIDLAKKDKGIIMISSEMPELLGVTDRILVMSNGRVAGIVKTSETNQEEIMELSAKYL; from the coding sequence ATGGAAAATCTAAAATATGTATTAGAAATGGAAAATATTTCCAAAGAGTTTCCTGGAGTAAAAGCACTAGATAATGTTCAATTAAAACTAAAACCTGGAACTGTCCATGCTCTAATGGGAGAAAATGGAGCTGGAAAATCTACATTAATGAAATGTTTGTTTGGAATTTATGAAAAGAATAGTGGAAAGATTTTATTAGATGGAGTAGAAGTTAATTTTAAATCTACAAAAGAAGCCTTAGAAAATGGAGTTTCTATGGTTCACCAAGAGTTAAATCAAGTTTTACAAAGAAATGTACTTGATAATATTTGGCTTGGTAGATATCCAATGAAGGGATTTTTTGTAGATGAAAAGAAAATGTATAATGACACTATTAATATCTTTAAGGATTTAGATATTAAGGTAGATCCTAGAAAAAAAGTTGCAGAATTACCTATTGCTGAAAGACAAATGATAGAAATAGCTAAAGCAGTATCATATAAGTCAAAAGTAATAGTTATGGATGAGCCTACTTCTTCACTAACTGAAAAAGAAGTTGATCACTTATTTAAAATCATTAAAAAATTAAAAGAAAGTGGAGTTGGAATTATTTATATTTCTCATAAAATGGAAGAAATAAAAATGATTTCTGATGAAATTACTATTTTAAGAGATGGTAAATGGATCTCAACTAACGATGTTTCAAAAATTTCAACTGAACAAATTATAAGTATGATGGTAGGTAGAGATTTAACTGAACGTTTCCCTAAAAAAGATAACACAGCTAAAGAAATGATGTTAGAAGTTAAAAATCTAACAGCTTTAAATCAACCTTCTATACAAGATGTAAGTTTTGAACTTTATAAAGGTGAAATTTTAGGAATAGCTGGACTTGTTGGTTCTAAAAGAACAGAAATAGTTGAAACTATTTTTGGAATGAGACCAAAAGAACATGGTGAAATTATTTTAAATGGTAAAACTGTAAAAAATAGAAATCCAGAAGAAGCCATAAAAAATGGTTTTGCCTTAGTAACAGAAGAACGTAGAAGTACAGGAATATTTTCAATGTTGGATATAGCATTTAACTCTGTTATCTCTAACTTAGATAGATATAAAAATAAATTTAAACTTCTTAAAAATAAAGATATAGAGAAAGATACTAAATGGATAGTAGATAGTATGAGAGTAAAAACTCCTTCATACTCTACCAAAATTGGAAGTCTTTCTGGTGGAAATCAACAAAAAGTAATTATTGGAAGATGGCTACTAACTGAACCAGAAGTTCTTATGCTTGATGAACCTACTAGAGGTATTGATGTTTTAGCAAAATATGAAATTTATCAATTAATGATAGACCTTGCTAAAAAGGATAAAGGAATTATAATGATTTCTTCTGAAATGCCTGAACTTTTAGGAGTAACAGATAGAATACTTGTTATGAGTAATGGTAGGGTTGCAGGAATTGTTAAAACATCTGAAACAAATCAAGAAGAAATAATGGAGCTATCAGCTAAATATCTATAA
- the mglB gene encoding galactose/glucose ABC transporter substrate-binding protein MglB — MKKFGMLLGSIILASALVACGEKKEEAKTDAPAAEKLSIGLTAYKFDDNFIALFRKAFEAEAAAKADTVEVTAIDSQNSVATEKEQIEAVLEKGVKAFAINLVDASAADGIINLLKEKNVPVVFYNRKPSDEAIASYDKLYYVGIDPNAQGIAQGELIEKLWKENPDLDLNKDGVIQYVMLTGEPGHPDAVARTKYSISTLNDHGIKTEELHQDTAMWDTATAKDKMDAWLSGPNGSKIEVVICNNDGMALGAIESMKAAGKVLPTFGVDALPEALVKIEAGEMAGTVLNDAKGQASATFNMVVNLAQGKEPTEGTDLKLDNKIILIPSIGIDKSNVADFK; from the coding sequence ATGAAAAAATTTGGTATGTTATTGGGTTCAATTATTCTAGCATCTGCACTAGTTGCTTGCGGAGAAAAAAAGGAAGAAGCTAAAACTGATGCTCCTGCAGCAGAAAAATTATCAATAGGGTTAACTGCTTATAAATTTGATGATAACTTTATAGCTTTATTCAGAAAAGCATTTGAAGCTGAAGCAGCAGCTAAAGCTGATACAGTTGAAGTAACTGCTATTGACTCTCAAAACAGTGTTGCTACTGAAAAAGAACAAATAGAAGCAGTTCTTGAAAAGGGAGTTAAAGCTTTTGCTATAAACTTAGTTGATGCATCTGCAGCGGATGGAATTATTAATTTATTAAAAGAAAAAAATGTTCCAGTTGTATTTTATAACAGAAAACCTTCTGATGAAGCAATAGCTTCTTATGACAAATTATATTATGTTGGAATTGACCCTAATGCACAAGGAATTGCACAAGGTGAATTAATTGAAAAATTATGGAAAGAAAATCCTGATCTTGACTTAAATAAAGATGGAGTTATCCAATATGTAATGTTAACTGGAGAACCTGGACACCCAGATGCAGTTGCAAGAACTAAATATTCTATCTCTACTTTAAATGATCATGGAATTAAAACTGAAGAATTACACCAAGATACTGCTATGTGGGATACTGCTACTGCAAAAGATAAAATGGATGCTTGGTTATCAGGACCTAATGGTTCAAAAATAGAAGTAGTTATCTGTAATAACGATGGAATGGCATTAGGAGCTATTGAATCAATGAAAGCTGCTGGAAAAGTTTTACCTACATTTGGTGTTGACGCATTACCAGAAGCATTAGTCAAAATAGAAGCTGGTGAAATGGCAGGAACTGTTCTTAACGATGCAAAAGGACAAGCAAGTGCAACATTCAATATGGTAGTTAATTTAGCACAAGGAAAAGAACCTACTGAAGGAACTGATTTAAAATTAGATAATAAAATAATATTAATTCCTAGCATTGGAATAGATAAATCTAATGTTGCAGACTTCAAATAA
- a CDS encoding ROK family protein, whose amino-acid sequence MKHYIGIDLGGTNTKIGIVDSEGNLINSKIIKTHSHQNVDKTLERIWETAKKLILEKEIPLFSVVGIGIGIPGPVKNQSIVGFFANFDWERNLNLKEKMERLSGIETRIENDANIIAQGEAIFGAAKGKKSSITIAIGTGIGGGIFYNGNLISGMSGVGGEIGHMKVVKDGKTCGCGQNGCFEAYASANSLVKEAKERLKLNENNLLFKEINGNLDELEAKNIFDTARKGDEFSKDLIEYESDYLALGIGNLLNIINPECIVISGGISLAGDEILLPVKEKLKKYTMPPALENLEIKVGVLGNEAGIKGAVALFI is encoded by the coding sequence ATGAAACATTATATTGGTATTGATTTAGGTGGAACTAACACAAAAATAGGAATAGTTGATTCAGAGGGAAATTTAATAAATAGCAAAATTATTAAAACTCACTCTCATCAAAATGTTGATAAGACATTGGAAAGGATATGGGAAACTGCAAAAAAATTGATATTGGAAAAAGAAATTCCACTTTTTTCTGTTGTAGGAATAGGTATCGGCATTCCTGGACCTGTAAAAAATCAAAGTATAGTAGGGTTCTTTGCAAATTTTGATTGGGAAAGAAATCTAAATTTAAAAGAAAAAATGGAAAGATTAAGTGGAATAGAAACAAGAATAGAAAATGATGCTAATATCATTGCACAAGGTGAAGCCATTTTTGGAGCTGCAAAAGGAAAAAAATCTTCAATAACTATTGCAATAGGAACAGGAATAGGTGGTGGTATTTTTTATAATGGAAATCTTATTTCTGGTATGTCAGGAGTTGGTGGAGAAATTGGGCATATGAAAGTTGTTAAAGATGGTAAGACCTGTGGTTGTGGACAAAATGGATGTTTTGAAGCTTATGCCTCAGCTAATTCTCTTGTAAAAGAAGCCAAAGAAAGATTAAAACTAAATGAAAATAATTTACTTTTTAAGGAGATTAATGGGAATTTAGATGAACTTGAAGCAAAAAATATTTTTGATACTGCTAGAAAAGGTGATGAATTTTCAAAAGATTTAATAGAATATGAAAGTGATTACTTAGCTTTGGGTATAGGAAATCTTTTAAATATAATTAATCCTGAATGTATAGTTATAAGTGGAGGTATCTCTCTTGCAGGAGATGAAATTTTACTTCCAGTAAAAGAGAAATTAAAAAAATATACTATGCCTCCTGCACTTGAAAATTTAGAAATAAAAGTGGGTGTTTTAGGTAATGAAGCAGGTATAAAAGGAGCTGTGGCACTTTTTATTTAG
- a CDS encoding MBL fold metallo-hydrolase has protein sequence MKKLFKILFYLIIIFIILMIATYLFMKTPAFGALPSGKSLEKVKASKNYVDGEFKNKESTELLTDTKKTPIKRLLEFAFEKDPEGTVPDFDLPSIKTDLKNLDPSEDVMVWFGHSSLFIQISGKKVLVDPVFSKYASPVPFTNKAFKGTNVYDVDDLPEIDILLITHDHYDHLDYPTIKKLKNKVAKIIVPLGVDAHLLRWGYDEDKITTVDWDDEVVIDDNLKIYALEARHFSGRSFFNRNQSLWVSYLIEEKINNKNYKLFLSGDGGYSGRFKEFKERFGKIDLAAMESGQYNKEWSLIHSKPEDVLMASQDMEVENLLPIHNSKFKLSNHTWDDPLKRLDELTKNTNIKLLTPIIGEKIYLHKENSFSKWWENIENK, from the coding sequence TTGAAAAAGTTATTTAAGATATTATTTTACCTAATAATAATATTTATTATATTAATGATTGCTACATATTTATTTATGAAAACTCCCGCTTTTGGTGCCTTACCAAGTGGAAAAAGTTTAGAGAAAGTAAAAGCCTCTAAAAACTATGTAGATGGAGAATTTAAAAATAAAGAAAGTACAGAATTATTAACAGATACTAAAAAAACTCCAATAAAAAGACTTTTAGAATTTGCATTTGAAAAAGATCCAGAAGGAACAGTTCCAGATTTTGACCTACCAAGTATTAAAACTGATTTAAAAAACTTAGACCCTAGTGAAGATGTAATGGTATGGTTTGGACATTCTTCTCTTTTTATACAAATATCTGGAAAGAAAGTCTTGGTTGACCCTGTTTTTTCTAAATATGCTTCACCTGTTCCATTTACTAATAAGGCTTTTAAAGGAACAAATGTTTATGATGTAGATGATTTACCTGAAATAGATATTTTACTTATTACTCACGATCATTATGATCATTTAGATTATCCTACTATCAAAAAATTAAAGAATAAAGTGGCTAAAATAATAGTTCCATTAGGAGTAGATGCACATCTTTTGAGATGGGGCTATGATGAAGATAAAATTACAACTGTTGATTGGGATGATGAAGTTGTTATAGATGATAATTTAAAAATTTATGCTTTAGAAGCAAGACATTTTTCAGGAAGAAGTTTCTTTAATAGAAATCAAAGTCTATGGGTTTCATATTTAATAGAAGAAAAAATTAATAATAAAAACTATAAATTATTCCTAAGTGGAGATGGTGGATATAGTGGAAGATTTAAAGAATTTAAAGAAAGATTTGGAAAGATTGACCTTGCTGCAATGGAAAGTGGTCAATATAATAAAGAATGGTCTTTAATTCATTCTAAACCAGAAGATGTGCTAATGGCATCACAAGATATGGAAGTGGAAAACTTACTTCCAATACATAATAGTAAATTTAAATTATCTAATCATACTTGGGATGATCCTTTAAAGAGATTAGATGAATTAACAAAAAATACAAATATAAAATTACTTACACCTATAATAGGAGAAAAAATTTACTTACATAAGGAAAATTCTTTCTCTAAATGGTGGGAAAACATAGAAAATAAATAA
- a CDS encoding NAD(P)/FAD-dependent oxidoreductase: MEKIYDVVIVGAGPAGLTAGIYAGRGNLSTLILEKEGIGSMVMTHQIDNYPGSHIGASGKEIYDTMKKQALDFGCEIKPATVLGFDPYEEIKVVKTDAGNFKTKYIIIATGLGKIGAKKIKGENKFLGAGVSYCATCDGAFTKGRVVSLVGKGDELIEESLFLTRYAKEVNVFLTSDDLDCNEELKEAILSKENVKITKKVKLLEIKGEEFVTGLDLEVDGNKETVATDFVFLYLGTKNNLELYGEFVSLSETGYIITDETMKTRTDKMYAIGDIREKDVRQIATATNDGVIATTFILKEILKSKKK; encoded by the coding sequence ATGGAAAAAATATATGATGTTGTAATAGTTGGTGCAGGTCCTGCTGGACTAACAGCGGGAATATATGCAGGGAGAGGAAATTTGTCAACTCTTATCTTAGAAAAAGAAGGAATAGGAAGTATGGTAATGACTCATCAAATAGATAACTATCCTGGTTCTCATATAGGAGCTTCTGGTAAGGAAATTTATGACACAATGAAAAAGCAAGCCTTAGACTTTGGTTGTGAAATAAAACCTGCAACAGTTTTGGGGTTTGATCCTTATGAAGAAATAAAAGTTGTAAAAACAGATGCAGGAAATTTCAAAACAAAATATATTATAATAGCAACTGGATTAGGAAAAATTGGTGCTAAAAAAATTAAAGGAGAAAACAAGTTCTTGGGTGCAGGTGTTTCATATTGTGCAACTTGTGATGGAGCTTTTACAAAAGGTAGAGTCGTTTCATTAGTTGGAAAAGGGGATGAACTTATTGAAGAATCTCTATTTTTAACTAGATATGCAAAGGAAGTTAATGTTTTTTTAACTTCTGATGACTTAGATTGCAATGAAGAATTAAAAGAAGCTATTTTATCAAAAGAAAATGTTAAAATTACAAAGAAAGTTAAACTTTTAGAAATAAAAGGTGAAGAATTTGTAACAGGATTAGATTTAGAAGTAGATGGAAATAAAGAAACAGTAGCAACAGATTTTGTTTTCCTATATTTAGGTACAAAAAATAATCTTGAATTATATGGAGAATTTGTTAGTTTAAGTGAAACAGGTTACATAATAACTGATGAAACTATGAAAACAAGAACTGACAAAATGTATGCTATTGGAGATATAAGAGAAAAAGATGTAAGACAAATTGCTACTGCTACTAATGATGGCGTTATAGCAACAACATTCATTTTAAAAGAAATTTTAAAAAGTAAAAAGAAATAA
- a CDS encoding MBL fold metallo-hydrolase, giving the protein MRVKCFHLGAYGTNCFLAYNENNIAYFFDCGGRNLDKVYDFISEHNLNLKYIVLTHGHGDHIEGLNDLSSHYPEAKVYIGEEEKDFLYNSELSLSDRIFGEFFKFKGEIHTVKEGDMVGDFKVIDTPGHTIGSKSFYYEKDKILISGDTLFRRSYGRYDLPTGDLEMLCHSLEKLSKLPSDTVVYNGHTDNTTIGEEKLFLARVGIL; this is encoded by the coding sequence TTGAGGGTAAAATGCTTTCATTTGGGAGCTTATGGAACAAATTGTTTCTTAGCTTATAATGAAAATAATATAGCTTATTTTTTTGATTGTGGAGGACGTAATTTAGATAAAGTTTATGATTTTATAAGTGAGCATAATTTAAATTTAAAATATATAGTATTGACACATGGACATGGAGATCACATTGAAGGTTTAAATGATTTATCTTCTCACTATCCAGAAGCAAAAGTCTATATTGGTGAAGAGGAAAAAGATTTTTTATATAATTCAGAACTTAGCTTATCAGATAGAATTTTTGGAGAATTTTTTAAATTTAAAGGAGAAATTCATACAGTAAAAGAAGGCGATATGGTAGGAGATTTTAAAGTTATAGATACTCCTGGACATACTATCGGTTCTAAAAGTTTTTATTATGAAAAAGATAAAATTTTAATATCAGGAGATACATTATTTAGAAGAAGTTATGGTAGATATGACTTACCTACTGGTGATTTAGAAATGTTATGTCATAGTTTAGAAAAATTATCAAAATTACCAAGTGACACTGTTGTCTATAATGGACATACAGATAATACAACTATTGGAGAAGAAAAATTATTTTTAGCAAGAGTTGGAATACTTTAA
- the murI gene encoding glutamate racemase gives MAEKTQKIGIFDSGLGGTTVLKEMIKSLPNEDYIYYGDNGNFPYGSGKTKNELQKLTERILDFFVKNNCKLVIVACNTASTAAIDYLREKFSLPIIGIVEAGVKIASKTTKNKNIAVISTKFTAESHGYKNKAKMLDSELNVKEIACIEFAQMIESGWDTFDNRKELLNKYLSEIPKNTDTLVLGCTHYPLIRKDIEKNIKIKVVDPAVEIVERATQTLTTLNLLNDKKEKGKVIFFVTGETYHFKPTAEKFLGKEIEIYRIPK, from the coding sequence ATGGCAGAAAAAACTCAAAAAATAGGTATATTTGATTCTGGTTTAGGAGGAACAACTGTACTAAAAGAAATGATAAAATCTCTTCCTAATGAGGACTATATATATTATGGAGATAATGGAAATTTTCCTTATGGTTCTGGAAAAACTAAAAATGAACTCCAAAAATTAACTGAAAGAATTTTAGATTTTTTTGTGAAAAATAATTGTAAATTAGTAATAGTAGCTTGTAATACTGCTTCAACCGCTGCTATTGATTATTTAAGAGAAAAGTTTTCATTACCTATAATTGGAATTGTAGAAGCGGGAGTGAAGATAGCAAGTAAAACTACTAAAAATAAGAATATTGCTGTAATCTCAACTAAATTTACAGCAGAATCTCATGGCTATAAAAATAAAGCTAAAATGCTTGATAGTGAGTTGAATGTTAAAGAAATTGCTTGTATTGAGTTTGCACAAATGATAGAAAGTGGTTGGGATACCTTTGACAATAGAAAGGAACTTCTAAATAAATATTTATCAGAAATTCCTAAAAATACTGATACTTTAGTCTTAGGTTGTACTCATTATCCACTTATAAGAAAAGATATTGAAAAAAATATAAAAATTAAAGTAGTTGATCCAGCAGTAGAAATAGTTGAAAGGGCTACTCAAACTTTGACTACTCTTAATCTTTTAAATGATAAAAAAGAAAAAGGAAAAGTGATATTTTTTGTTACTGGGGAAACATATCATTTTAAGCCAACTGCTGAAAAATTTTTAGGGAAAGAAATAGAAATTTATAGAATACCAAAATAA